A genome region from Thermomonospora amylolytica includes the following:
- a CDS encoding SDR family oxidoreductase produces the protein MNDALKGKIALVAGATRGAGRGIAVELGAAGATVYVTGRTTRERRSEMDRPETIEETAELVTAAGGEGIAVPCDHLDREQVRALVERIDREQGRLDVLVNDIWGGDHLASWTDKVWEHDLDKGLRLLRLAVDTHIITSHYAIPLLIRNPGGLVVEVTDGTDEYNRDHYRISFFYDLAKISVNRMAFALGKELAEHKATAVAVTPGWLRSEFMLDTYGVTEANWRDACKENPHFIISETPAFIGRAVAALAADPDVARWNGQVTSSGDLAKVYGFTDVDGSRPDAWRYIVEVQDVPGKPADATGYR, from the coding sequence ATGAACGACGCACTCAAAGGAAAGATCGCGCTGGTCGCGGGGGCGACCCGGGGCGCGGGCCGGGGCATCGCCGTCGAGCTGGGCGCGGCCGGCGCCACCGTCTACGTGACCGGGCGCACCACCCGGGAACGGCGCTCGGAGATGGACCGGCCGGAGACCATCGAGGAGACCGCCGAGCTGGTCACCGCCGCGGGCGGCGAGGGCATCGCGGTGCCCTGCGACCACCTGGACCGCGAGCAGGTCCGCGCGCTGGTCGAGCGGATCGACCGCGAGCAGGGCCGGCTCGACGTGCTGGTCAACGACATCTGGGGCGGCGACCACCTGGCGAGCTGGACCGACAAGGTGTGGGAGCACGACCTGGACAAGGGCCTGCGGCTGCTCCGGCTGGCCGTCGACACCCACATCATCACCAGCCACTACGCGATCCCGCTACTGATCCGCAACCCGGGCGGGCTGGTCGTGGAGGTCACCGACGGGACCGACGAGTACAACCGGGACCACTACCGGATCTCGTTCTTCTACGACCTGGCCAAGATCTCGGTGAACCGGATGGCGTTCGCGCTGGGCAAGGAGCTGGCCGAGCACAAGGCGACGGCGGTGGCGGTGACGCCGGGCTGGCTGCGCTCGGAGTTCATGCTCGACACCTACGGCGTCACCGAGGCCAACTGGCGGGACGCCTGCAAGGAGAACCCGCACTTCATCATCTCCGAGACCCCGGCGTTCATCGGCCGGGCCGTCGCGGCGCTGGCGGCCGACCCGGACGTGGCGCGGTGGAACGGCCAGGTCACCTCCAGCGGCGACCTGGCCAAGGTGTACGGGTTCACCGACGTGGACGGCAGCCGCCCCGACGCCTGGCGCTACATCGTCGAGGTCCAGGACGTTCCCGGCAAGCCCGCCGACGCCACCGGCTACCGCTGA
- a CDS encoding TetR family transcriptional regulator — MTAAPTPAPEPTRAEPQPARSRSQHERRKKIIKAAAALASRGGVEAMQMRTVAERAGVALGTLYRYFPSKMDLVVAVVGEELDVLEAGIDKRPPHGAAPAERAVDVLARATRGLIREPELAEALIRALLLSDVRTGFGDRMTNLLARAAAGPDAEIPAGDPRRVLLRALAGLWTIEMIELLHGRGTVEEITERLEIVAARLIDF, encoded by the coding sequence GTGACCGCAGCGCCGACCCCAGCCCCGGAACCGACCAGGGCCGAACCGCAGCCGGCCCGCTCCCGCAGCCAGCACGAACGCCGCAAGAAGATCATCAAGGCGGCGGCGGCGCTGGCCTCCCGGGGCGGCGTCGAGGCGATGCAGATGCGCACCGTGGCCGAGCGCGCCGGGGTGGCGCTGGGCACCCTCTACCGCTACTTCCCGTCCAAGATGGACCTGGTCGTCGCGGTGGTCGGCGAGGAGCTGGACGTGCTGGAGGCCGGCATCGACAAGCGCCCCCCGCACGGCGCCGCCCCCGCCGAGCGGGCCGTGGACGTGCTGGCCCGCGCCACCCGGGGGCTGATCCGCGAACCGGAGCTGGCCGAGGCGCTGATCCGGGCGCTGCTGCTGTCGGACGTGCGCACCGGGTTCGGCGACCGGATGACCAACCTGCTGGCGCGCGCCGCGGCCGGGCCGGACGCCGAGATCCCCGCCGGCGACCCGCGGCGGGTGCTGCTGCGGGCGCTGGCCGGGCTGTGGACCATCGAGATGATCGAGCTGCTGCACGGCCGCGGCACCGTCGAGGAGATCACCGAACGGCTGGAGATCGTGGCCGCCCGGCTGATCGACTTCTAG
- a CDS encoding acyl-CoA dehydrogenase family protein, whose translation MFIDLTAEQRRLRDELRGYFAGCLTAEQRAEIAADPFGPAYMAHCRRLGADGMLGVAWPKEYGGRGYGPIEQQIFANEIARAEVPYPLITLNSVAPTILQYGSPEQKEFFLPRILRGECHFAIGYSEPGAGTDLAALRTTAVRDGDHYVVNGQKVFTSGAQHADYVWLAARTDPRARRHKGISVLIVDCRDPGFSWTPIITMDGLHHTNATYYQDVKVPAGMLVGEENKGWDLIVNQLNHERVTLGPAGNLGHLYDKFAHWARTAVTADGRPLVELPEVRRALARVRAYLRVNEFLNWQVAAGLDLGWLGAPDASATKIYASERMLEVGRIVGDVLARHGDPGDPATRRFVERLDRTAKGSLVLTFGGGVNEIQRELIAMIGLGLPRAPR comes from the coding sequence GTGTTCATCGATCTGACCGCCGAGCAGCGCAGGCTGCGCGACGAGCTGCGCGGGTACTTCGCCGGATGCCTGACCGCGGAGCAGCGCGCCGAGATCGCCGCCGACCCGTTCGGGCCCGCCTACATGGCGCACTGCCGGCGGCTCGGCGCGGACGGGATGCTCGGGGTGGCGTGGCCGAAGGAGTACGGCGGGCGCGGCTACGGGCCGATCGAGCAGCAGATCTTCGCCAACGAGATCGCCCGCGCCGAGGTCCCGTACCCGCTGATCACCCTGAACTCGGTGGCCCCCACGATCCTGCAGTACGGCTCGCCGGAGCAGAAGGAGTTCTTCCTGCCGCGGATCCTGCGCGGCGAGTGCCACTTCGCCATCGGCTACAGCGAGCCCGGCGCGGGCACCGACTTGGCGGCGCTGCGCACCACCGCCGTGCGGGACGGCGACCACTACGTGGTGAACGGGCAGAAGGTCTTCACCTCCGGGGCGCAGCACGCCGACTACGTGTGGCTGGCCGCCCGCACCGACCCGCGGGCCCGCCGGCACAAGGGCATCTCCGTGCTCATCGTCGACTGCCGCGACCCCGGGTTCTCCTGGACGCCGATCATCACGATGGACGGCCTGCACCACACCAACGCGACCTACTACCAGGACGTGAAGGTGCCGGCGGGGATGCTGGTCGGCGAGGAGAACAAGGGCTGGGACCTGATCGTCAACCAGCTCAACCACGAACGGGTCACCCTCGGCCCCGCCGGGAACCTCGGCCACCTGTACGACAAGTTCGCGCACTGGGCCCGCACCGCCGTCACGGCCGACGGCAGGCCGCTGGTCGAGCTGCCCGAGGTGCGCCGCGCCCTCGCCCGGGTCCGCGCCTACCTGCGCGTCAACGAGTTCCTCAACTGGCAGGTCGCCGCCGGCCTCGACCTGGGCTGGCTGGGCGCCCCCGACGCCTCGGCCACCAAGATCTACGCCTCGGAACGGATGCTGGAGGTCGGCCGCATCGTCGGCGACGTGCTGGCCCGCCACGGCGACCCCGGCGACCCGGCCACCCGGAGGTTCGTCGAGCGCCTGGACCGCACCGCCAAGGGCTCCCTGGTGCTGACCTTCGGCGGCGGCGTCAACGAGATCCAGCGCGAGCTCATCGCCATGATCGGCCTCGGCCTGCCCCGGGCCCCGCGCTGA
- a CDS encoding bifunctional serine/threonine-protein kinase/ABC transporter substrate-binding protein, whose product MPLRPGDPPRLGEYELVGRLGEGGQGTVFLGRDAQGRQAAVKLLHARLSGDARARGRFIRELEVARRVSGFCTAQVLDADIAGDTPYFVSEYVPGPSLKEQVAAGGPLDAQSLVRLAIGTATALAAVHRAGIVHRDFKPGNVLMGPDGPRVIDFGIARALDSGSVTMTSQVVGTPAFMAPEQVAGGAIGPQADLFAWAATMLFAATGRAPFGDDSIPAVMHRILYAEPDLSALPPALTGIVAGCLAKDPARRPGSDAVLMGLLGQVGAAPRTGGPDLLARAATLATGTLPPVAPPPGPLPWPVKPAARPPMRWRVVLPLLAGAMTAVVAAGVTAFVVLNDRAGKGGSNAPASVQVAFLGATTGGFKALGGHMRDGAEVAVDQYNAGRPATRIELVDYDTAGEAGTALARARQLAADDRVVGVIGPLFSADASLAGPYLEANRVPMVSPGATGQEPAGGQGYLRLVVPPIKVSLTGLAQTMVREERPRHVVVVGDDQGWTRPFADHVALALQGRGVRVTRDIVIGWTDRDLRAEVERIKDADPDAVFYPGLFDAAARLIEQARAAGVRAPFYLSDASLTEQFVTDAGREQAEGTVLFCSCTDPAAYTTGPVRSFRDLFRSAFGREAGLYTVEGYDAALALVSAVKAGHTTREAIHRHLGTMNAAGLGQRLRFRPDGHLERAVVHVFQVRGGEIVQIGTSETARP is encoded by the coding sequence ATGCCCCTGCGGCCGGGGGATCCGCCCAGGCTGGGGGAGTACGAGCTGGTCGGGCGGCTGGGGGAGGGCGGCCAGGGCACGGTCTTCCTCGGGCGGGACGCCCAGGGCCGGCAGGCGGCGGTCAAGCTGCTGCACGCGCGGCTGAGCGGGGACGCCAGGGCGCGCGGCCGGTTCATCCGTGAGCTGGAGGTGGCGCGGCGGGTGTCGGGGTTCTGCACCGCGCAGGTGCTGGACGCCGACATCGCCGGGGACACGCCCTACTTCGTCAGCGAGTACGTTCCCGGGCCGTCGCTCAAGGAGCAGGTGGCGGCCGGCGGCCCGCTGGACGCGCAGTCGCTCGTCCGGCTGGCCATCGGGACCGCGACCGCGCTGGCGGCCGTCCACCGCGCCGGGATCGTGCACCGTGACTTCAAGCCGGGCAACGTGCTGATGGGGCCGGACGGTCCCCGGGTGATCGACTTCGGCATCGCGCGGGCGCTGGACTCCGGGTCGGTCACGATGACCAGCCAGGTCGTGGGGACGCCCGCGTTCATGGCGCCCGAGCAGGTGGCGGGCGGGGCGATCGGCCCGCAGGCGGACCTGTTCGCGTGGGCGGCGACGATGCTGTTCGCGGCGACCGGGCGGGCGCCGTTCGGCGACGACTCCATCCCGGCGGTGATGCACCGGATCCTGTACGCCGAGCCCGACCTGTCGGCGCTGCCGCCCGCGCTGACCGGGATCGTGGCCGGATGCCTGGCCAAGGACCCGGCGCGGCGGCCCGGTAGCGACGCCGTCCTGATGGGGCTGCTCGGGCAGGTGGGGGCGGCCCCCCGCACGGGCGGACCCGATCTGCTCGCCCGGGCGGCGACCCTGGCCACCGGCACGCTCCCGCCGGTCGCGCCGCCGCCCGGTCCCCTGCCCTGGCCGGTCAAGCCGGCGGCGCGCCCGCCGATGCGGTGGCGGGTCGTGCTGCCGCTGCTGGCCGGGGCGATGACGGCCGTGGTGGCCGCGGGCGTCACGGCGTTCGTGGTGCTGAACGACCGGGCCGGGAAGGGCGGGTCGAACGCCCCGGCCTCGGTGCAGGTGGCCTTCCTCGGAGCCACCACCGGCGGGTTCAAGGCGCTCGGCGGGCACATGCGCGACGGTGCGGAGGTCGCCGTCGACCAGTACAACGCCGGCCGGCCCGCCACCCGGATCGAACTGGTCGACTACGACACCGCCGGGGAGGCCGGCACGGCCCTGGCCAGGGCACGGCAACTGGCGGCCGACGACCGGGTGGTCGGGGTGATCGGGCCGCTGTTCAGCGCGGACGCGTCGCTGGCCGGGCCCTATCTGGAGGCCAACCGGGTGCCGATGGTCTCGCCGGGCGCCACCGGTCAGGAGCCGGCCGGGGGACAGGGGTATCTCCGTCTGGTGGTGCCCCCGATCAAGGTCTCCCTGACCGGGCTGGCCCAGACGATGGTGCGCGAGGAACGGCCCCGGCACGTCGTCGTGGTCGGCGACGACCAGGGCTGGACCCGCCCGTTCGCCGACCACGTGGCCCTCGCCCTGCAGGGGCGCGGGGTGCGGGTCACCCGCGACATCGTCATCGGCTGGACCGACCGGGACCTGCGCGCCGAGGTCGAGCGGATCAAGGACGCCGACCCGGACGCGGTCTTCTATCCCGGACTGTTCGACGCGGCGGCCCGGCTGATCGAGCAGGCCCGGGCCGCCGGGGTGCGTGCGCCGTTCTACCTCAGCGACGCGTCGCTGACCGAGCAGTTCGTCACCGACGCCGGCCGGGAGCAGGCGGAGGGCACCGTGCTGTTCTGCTCGTGCACCGATCCGGCCGCCTACACCACCGGGCCCGTGCGGTCGTTCCGGGACCTGTTCCGATCCGCGTTCGGCAGGGAGGCGGGTCTCTACACGGTCGAGGGGTACGACGCGGCGCTGGCGCTGGTCTCGGCGGTCAAGGCCGGGCACACCACGCGCGAGGCGATCCACCGCCACCTGGGGACGATGAACGCGGCGGGGCTCGGGCAGCGGCTGCGGTTCCGGCCGGACGGGCACCTGGAGAGGGCGGTGGTCCACGTGTTCCAGGTCAGGGGCGGCGAGATCGTCCAGATCGGCACGTCGGAGACCGCGCGGCCCTAG
- a CDS encoding acyl-CoA dehydrogenase family protein produces the protein MDFDLDPTQRELRELAAGLLAREAATERLDAHDRSGAPYEAGVWKALGQAGLLGACLPEEAGGAGLGPIELAVILREVGAHVAPVPAYASLALAAVPVAEHGTPGQRALLAGLAEGEKVLTGAYREPGLAGEVGTTARRNGRGYVLDGVKTFVPYAEQAACILIPARVEGVGVGVFLVDRDAVRLDPHPAATGEPMSRIALDGVRVAPDRLLGGAADGAAWRTLRRSAVAGAVAQVSGVIEGALKITTGYVKEREQFDRKLAQFQAVTMQIGDVYIAKRALDVAMWAGVWRLAGQAPDTDEVLAIAAFNACGPVLEALYTCQHLHGGIGLDVTYPLHRYFAWGKHYAHLLGGAETQLDAIGDAFAVID, from the coding sequence GTGGACTTCGACCTCGACCCCACCCAGCGGGAGCTGCGCGAGCTGGCCGCCGGCCTGCTGGCCCGGGAGGCGGCGACCGAGCGGCTGGACGCCCACGACCGGTCCGGGGCGCCGTACGAGGCGGGCGTCTGGAAGGCCCTCGGGCAGGCCGGGCTGCTGGGCGCGTGCCTGCCGGAGGAGGCGGGCGGCGCCGGGCTCGGCCCGATCGAGCTGGCGGTGATCCTGCGGGAGGTCGGCGCCCATGTCGCGCCCGTCCCCGCCTACGCCTCGCTGGCGCTGGCCGCCGTACCCGTCGCCGAGCACGGCACCCCCGGGCAGCGGGCGCTGCTGGCCGGGCTGGCCGAGGGCGAGAAGGTGCTCACCGGGGCCTACCGCGAACCGGGCCTGGCGGGCGAGGTCGGCACGACGGCCCGCAGGAACGGCCGCGGCTACGTCCTCGACGGCGTCAAGACGTTCGTCCCCTACGCCGAGCAGGCCGCCTGCATCCTGATCCCGGCCCGGGTGGAGGGCGTCGGGGTCGGAGTCTTCCTGGTGGACCGGGACGCGGTGCGGCTCGACCCGCATCCGGCCGCCACCGGGGAGCCGATGTCCCGCATCGCCCTGGACGGCGTCCGCGTGGCCCCCGACCGGCTGCTCGGCGGCGCGGCGGACGGCGCGGCCTGGCGCACGCTGCGCCGCTCGGCCGTCGCCGGGGCGGTCGCCCAGGTGTCCGGGGTCATCGAGGGCGCCCTGAAGATCACCACCGGGTACGTCAAGGAACGCGAGCAGTTCGACCGGAAGCTGGCCCAGTTCCAGGCCGTGACCATGCAGATCGGCGACGTCTACATCGCCAAGCGGGCGCTGGACGTGGCGATGTGGGCGGGCGTGTGGCGGCTGGCCGGGCAGGCCCCCGACACCGACGAGGTCCTGGCGATCGCCGCGTTCAACGCCTGCGGGCCGGTGCTGGAGGCCCTCTACACCTGCCAGCACCTGCACGGCGGGATCGGCCTGGACGTCACCTACCCGCTGCACCGGTACTTCGCGTGGGGCAAGCACTACGCCCACCTCCTCGGCGGGGCCGAGACACAGCTGGACGCCATCGGCGACGCGTTCGCCGTCATCGACTGA
- the alc gene encoding allantoicase — protein MAGGDFAALPDLAVRPLGGSVVAASDESFAVKENLINPWAPAFRPETFGPRGQEYDGWETRRRRPDARGELGHDWAVVRLGVPGVIRGVVIDTAWFKGNFPPVASVEACAAEGYAAPDELTGWVEIVPRSPLGGDRAHAFPVEVERRFTHVRLNIHPDGGVARLRVHGEPVPDPALLDGLTVDLAALENGARVTACSDEFYSSPAGMLMPGLARTQAEGWETARRRGGGNDWAVIALAAAGTIRLAEIDTSNLRFNAPGWVALSGMNAHADPDAWFPLLERTRLQPDLRHRFRLENAPETTHVRLDIYPDGGLARLRLLGDLSPAGERTLRDRWTRLTG, from the coding sequence ATGGCCGGAGGTGATTTCGCCGCGCTGCCGGATCTGGCGGTGCGCCCGCTGGGCGGGTCGGTGGTGGCCGCCAGCGACGAGTCGTTCGCGGTGAAGGAGAACCTGATCAACCCGTGGGCGCCCGCGTTCCGCCCGGAGACGTTCGGGCCGCGCGGCCAGGAGTACGACGGGTGGGAGACCCGGCGGCGGCGCCCCGACGCGCGCGGCGAGCTGGGGCACGACTGGGCGGTCGTCCGCCTCGGCGTGCCGGGCGTGATCCGCGGGGTGGTGATCGACACCGCCTGGTTCAAGGGCAACTTCCCGCCGGTGGCGTCGGTGGAGGCGTGCGCCGCCGAGGGGTACGCCGCGCCGGACGAGCTGACCGGCTGGGTGGAGATCGTCCCGCGCAGCCCGCTGGGCGGCGACCGGGCGCACGCGTTCCCCGTCGAGGTGGAACGCCGCTTCACCCACGTCCGCCTCAACATCCACCCGGACGGCGGGGTGGCGCGGCTGCGGGTGCACGGCGAGCCGGTGCCCGACCCGGCGCTGCTGGACGGCCTCACCGTGGACCTGGCCGCGCTGGAGAACGGGGCCCGGGTGACGGCCTGCTCGGACGAGTTCTACTCCTCGCCCGCCGGCATGCTGATGCCCGGTCTGGCCCGCACCCAGGCCGAGGGCTGGGAGACCGCCCGCCGCCGCGGCGGCGGCAACGACTGGGCGGTGATCGCCCTGGCCGCCGCCGGGACGATCCGGCTGGCCGAGATCGACACCTCCAACCTGCGCTTCAACGCCCCCGGCTGGGTCGCCCTGTCCGGCATGAACGCCCACGCCGACCCGGACGCCTGGTTCCCGCTGCTGGAACGCACCCGGTTGCAGCCCGACCTGCGGCACCGCTTCCGCCTCGAGAACGCCCCCGAGACCACCCACGTCCGGCTCGACATCTACCCCGACGGCGGCCTGGCCCGCCTGAGGCTCCTGGGCGACCTGTCCCCGGCCGGCGAACGCACACTCCGCGACCGCTGGACCCGGCTGACCGGCTGA